A region of Piscinibacter gummiphilus DNA encodes the following proteins:
- a CDS encoding alpha-D-ribose 1-methylphosphonate 5-phosphate C-P-lyase PhnJ: MNAGYNFAYLDEGTKRMIRRALLKAVAVPGCQVPFGSREMPLAYGWGTGGIQVTAAVLGQGDVLKVIDQGSDDTTNAVNIRHFFRRTTGVSTTERTREATVIQTRHRIPEAPLTEHQVLVYQVPQPEPLYKLEPRRAEATRLHAYREYGLMHVKLYEDLTHWGRLDSSYDHPVLVHGRYVMSPSPIPSFDNPKMHRNPALQLFGAGREKRLYAVPPYTDVKSLDFEDHPFEVPMPEHACALCGSTTTWLDEVPTSDGVPLHTCSDTDHCREQREAAEGAPL; the protein is encoded by the coding sequence ATGAACGCCGGCTACAACTTCGCCTACCTCGACGAGGGCACCAAGCGCATGATCCGCCGCGCGCTGCTGAAGGCCGTGGCCGTGCCCGGCTGCCAGGTGCCGTTCGGCTCCCGCGAGATGCCCCTCGCCTACGGCTGGGGCACCGGCGGCATCCAGGTGACCGCCGCGGTGCTCGGCCAGGGCGACGTGCTCAAGGTGATCGACCAGGGTTCGGACGACACCACCAACGCCGTCAACATCCGCCACTTCTTCCGCCGCACGACGGGCGTGTCCACCACGGAACGCACCCGCGAGGCCACGGTCATCCAGACGCGCCACCGCATCCCCGAGGCGCCGCTCACGGAGCATCAGGTGCTCGTGTACCAGGTGCCGCAGCCCGAGCCGCTCTACAAGCTGGAGCCGCGCCGCGCCGAAGCCACGCGCCTGCACGCGTACCGCGAGTACGGCCTGATGCACGTGAAGCTCTACGAGGACCTGACGCACTGGGGGCGCCTGGACAGCAGCTACGACCACCCGGTGCTGGTGCACGGCCGCTACGTGATGTCGCCGTCGCCCATCCCGAGCTTCGACAACCCGAAGATGCACCGCAACCCCGCGCTGCAGCTGTTCGGCGCCGGCCGCGAGAAGCGCCTGTACGCCGTGCCGCCCTACACGGACGTGAAGAGCCTCGACTTCGAGGACCATCCGTTCGAGGTGCCCATGCCCGAACACGCGTGCGCGCTGTGCGGCAGCACCACCACCTGGCTCGACGAGGTGCCCACCTCCGACGGCGTCCCCCTCCACACCTGTTCGGACACCGACCACTGCCGCGAGCAGCGCGAGGCCGCCGAAGGAGCCCCCCTGTGA
- the phnF gene encoding phosphonate metabolism transcriptional regulator PhnF → MNRNPELEPSPDVQADAPRGRRWEAIATALRDDIVSGRIAPGERLPNEATLAARFEVNRHTLRQAVQALVREGHLRVVHGSGTYVRELVLDYALQRRTRMSENVAQAGERAKRELLSHERAKAGEWAGPLKVPAGSEVEILHTRASIRGRPVGICTAAYPCPRLSGMAEAFKAGGVITQALKDLGVADYVRVRSTISTRLPTPAEADALARPVTQPVLVVQYVNADLDGKPVEAATTLFAADAVQLTVESDGEVS, encoded by the coding sequence ATGAACCGAAATCCCGAGCTCGAACCTTCTCCCGACGTCCAGGCCGACGCCCCGCGCGGGCGGCGCTGGGAGGCCATCGCCACCGCGCTGCGCGACGACATCGTGTCGGGCCGCATCGCGCCCGGCGAACGGTTGCCGAACGAGGCCACGCTCGCCGCGCGCTTCGAGGTGAACCGGCACACGCTGCGCCAGGCCGTGCAGGCCCTGGTGCGCGAAGGGCACCTGCGGGTGGTGCACGGCAGCGGCACGTACGTTCGCGAGCTGGTGCTCGACTACGCGCTGCAGCGGCGCACCCGCATGAGCGAAAACGTCGCGCAGGCGGGTGAACGGGCGAAGCGCGAGCTGCTGTCCCACGAACGCGCGAAGGCGGGCGAGTGGGCCGGGCCGCTGAAGGTGCCGGCGGGCAGCGAGGTGGAGATCCTCCACACGCGCGCTTCCATCCGCGGACGGCCGGTGGGCATCTGCACCGCGGCGTACCCGTGCCCGCGGCTGTCGGGCATGGCCGAGGCGTTCAAGGCGGGCGGCGTCATCACCCAGGCGCTGAAGGACCTGGGCGTGGCCGACTACGTGCGCGTGCGCAGCACGATCTCGACGCGCCTGCCCACGCCGGCCGAGGCCGACGCGCTGGCCCGGCCGGTCACGCAGCCGGTGCTCGTCGTGCAGTACGTCAACGCGGACCTCGACGGCAAGCCGGTGGAGGCCGCCACGACGCTGTTCGCCGCCGACGCGGTGCAGCTCACGGTGGAGTCGGACGGAGAGGTCTCGTGA
- a CDS encoding alpha-D-ribose 1-methylphosphonate 5-triphosphate diphosphatase — MTAPNELLLNNARLVLGNEVIHGHVLLRDGLVAGIGHGPSQVPGAVDLRGDLLLPGLVEVHTDNLERHVMPRPKVYFPMQSAVQSHDAEIAAAGITTVLDAIGVGDPYGDGFRSRDQSALLDVLDRLEAAGALRADHLIHVRCELPAPNAQALFEPFARHARLRLISLMDHTPGQRQWTDVEHARIYYTGKKGWSDTRFDEEVRIAPQRQAQYAVPNRAWFTAFAKDHGVALATHDDTTLAHVDEAHALGASMSEFPTTMDAARHARSLGLSTVAGAPNVVRGGSHSGNVAALDLAKAGVLDALSSDYVPSSLLQAAWKLQSDAGFSLPEAVKVVSRAPALACGLHDRGEIAIGLKADVVRVVEVGGLPTVREVYRAGRRIT; from the coding sequence ATGACCGCCCCGAACGAACTCCTGCTGAACAACGCCCGCCTCGTGCTGGGCAACGAGGTGATCCACGGCCACGTGCTGCTGCGCGACGGCCTCGTCGCCGGGATCGGCCACGGCCCGAGCCAGGTGCCCGGCGCCGTGGACCTGCGCGGCGACCTGCTGCTGCCCGGCCTCGTCGAGGTGCACACCGACAACCTCGAGCGCCACGTGATGCCGCGCCCGAAGGTGTACTTCCCGATGCAGTCCGCCGTGCAGTCGCACGACGCCGAGATCGCCGCAGCCGGCATCACCACGGTGCTCGACGCCATCGGCGTGGGCGACCCGTACGGCGACGGCTTCCGCTCGCGCGACCAGAGCGCGCTGCTCGACGTGCTCGACCGCCTGGAAGCCGCCGGCGCGCTGCGCGCCGACCACCTGATCCACGTGCGCTGCGAGCTGCCGGCCCCGAACGCGCAGGCGCTGTTCGAACCCTTCGCGCGCCACGCGCGCCTGCGCCTCATCTCGCTGATGGACCACACGCCCGGCCAGCGCCAGTGGACCGACGTCGAACACGCCCGCATCTACTACACCGGCAAGAAGGGCTGGAGCGACACCCGCTTCGACGAGGAGGTGCGCATCGCCCCGCAGCGCCAGGCGCAGTACGCCGTGCCCAACCGGGCCTGGTTCACCGCGTTCGCGAAGGACCATGGCGTGGCGCTCGCCACCCACGACGACACCACGCTCGCCCACGTCGACGAGGCGCATGCGCTCGGTGCGTCGATGAGCGAGTTTCCCACCACGATGGACGCCGCCCGCCACGCACGGTCGCTCGGCCTGTCCACCGTGGCCGGCGCGCCGAACGTGGTGCGCGGCGGCTCGCACTCGGGCAACGTCGCGGCGCTCGACCTCGCGAAGGCCGGCGTGCTGGATGCGCTGTCGTCCGACTACGTGCCGTCGAGCCTGCTGCAGGCCGCGTGGAAGCTCCAGTCGGACGCGGGCTTCTCGCTGCCCGAGGCGGTGAAGGTGGTGAGCCGTGCCCCCGCGCTGGCCTGCGGCCTGCACGACCGCGGCGAGATCGCCATCGGCCTGAAGGCCGACGTGGTGCGTGTCGTCGAGGTAGGGGGTCTGCCGACCGTGCGCGAGGTGTATCGTGCCGGCCGGAGGATCACATGA
- a CDS encoding pyridoxamine 5'-phosphate oxidase family protein, with amino-acid sequence MTETPWTDTTHDIGTVEGLRALYALPAGASLKKEADHVHPMYRPFIETSPWLAIATLGTHGLDISPRGDAPGFVEVADDHTLLLPDRRGNNRIDTLRNIAFDPRVSLLFLVPGHNEALRVLGSARISVHPDLLARFEVDGKPPRSVLVVSVTRVFFQCGRAVLRSGLWNPAKHVTRDALPTAGRVLEVLSQSEIDGAAYDAALPERQRSTLY; translated from the coding sequence ATGACCGAAACCCCCTGGACCGACACCACCCACGACATCGGCACCGTGGAGGGCCTGCGGGCCCTCTACGCGCTGCCGGCAGGCGCCTCCCTGAAGAAGGAAGCCGACCACGTCCACCCGATGTACCGGCCCTTCATCGAGACCTCGCCCTGGCTCGCGATCGCGACGCTCGGGACCCACGGGCTCGACATCTCGCCGCGCGGCGACGCCCCGGGCTTCGTCGAGGTGGCCGACGACCACACGCTGCTGCTGCCCGACCGGCGCGGCAACAACCGCATCGACACGCTGCGCAACATCGCGTTCGACCCGCGGGTGTCGCTGCTGTTCCTCGTGCCCGGCCACAACGAGGCGCTGCGCGTGCTGGGCTCCGCCCGCATCTCGGTGCACCCCGACCTGCTCGCGCGCTTCGAGGTGGACGGCAAGCCACCGCGCTCGGTGCTGGTGGTCTCGGTCACCAGGGTGTTCTTCCAGTGCGGGCGCGCGGTGCTGCGGTCCGGGCTGTGGAATCCGGCGAAACATGTGACCCGGGACGCGCTGCCCACCGCCGGCCGTGTGCTGGAGGTGCTGTCGCAGTCGGAGATCGACGGCGCGGCCTACGATGCGGCCCTTCCGGAGCGGCAGCGCAGCACGCTCTACTGA
- a CDS encoding HD domain-containing protein: protein MDAVERIEQLFAQHGDVVYDGARSEPVTALQHALQCAQLAEWAHAPSTLVAAALLHDIGHFFEQLPDDVDDRHEHRAVPFLSAWFPPSVVEPVRLHVEAKRCLVTFDAVYAAALSPASVHSLALQGGPMSGAEAAVFQRQPYAGDALQLRRWDDAAKEPGKAVPSLGYYLALLDEVRAAR from the coding sequence ATGGACGCGGTCGAACGCATCGAGCAGCTGTTCGCGCAGCACGGCGACGTGGTGTACGACGGCGCGCGCAGCGAGCCGGTCACGGCGCTGCAGCATGCGCTGCAGTGCGCCCAGCTCGCGGAGTGGGCGCACGCGCCGTCCACGCTGGTCGCGGCCGCGCTGCTGCACGACATCGGCCACTTCTTCGAGCAGCTGCCCGACGACGTCGACGACCGGCATGAGCACCGTGCCGTGCCGTTCCTGTCGGCCTGGTTCCCGCCCTCCGTGGTGGAACCGGTGCGGCTGCACGTGGAGGCCAAGCGCTGCCTCGTGACCTTCGACGCGGTCTACGCCGCCGCGCTGTCGCCCGCCTCGGTGCATTCGCTCGCGCTGCAGGGCGGTCCGATGTCCGGGGCCGAGGCCGCGGTGTTCCAGCGGCAGCCGTACGCGGGCGATGCACTGCAGCTGCGGCGCTGGGACGATGCGGCCAAGGAGCCGGGCAAGGCGGTGCCGTCGCTCGGCTACTACCTCGCGCTGCTCGACGAGGTCCGGGCCGCGCGCTGA
- a CDS encoding carbon-phosphorus lyase complex subunit PhnI gives MYIAVKGGEAAIAASWRLLDEARRGDRALRELEVAQIREQLGLLVDRVMAEGSLYDPELAALALKQARGDAIEAAFLIRAYRTTLPRFAFTEPVDTDRMRVSRRISAIFKDLPGGQLLGPTFDYTQRLLDFRLLEAGSAAPLATPASAEPPPAVAPALKHLADEGLVEPAVPSAGDPEPDDITRHPPAYPTPRPARLQMLSRADEGWLLGLAYSTQRGYANTHPFAGEVRHGHVAVEVVPDELGFPIEIGEIELTECQMVNQFVGSANAPPQFTRGHGLAFGHGERRAMAMSLVDRVLRADEFDEEVTSPAQQQEFALPHGDNIEASGFVQHLKLPHYVTFESELHMVRTLRSAQQAETP, from the coding sequence GTGTACATCGCCGTCAAGGGAGGAGAGGCCGCGATCGCCGCGTCGTGGCGCCTGCTCGACGAAGCCCGCCGGGGCGACCGCGCGCTGCGCGAGCTGGAAGTCGCGCAGATCCGCGAACAGCTCGGGCTGCTGGTCGATCGCGTGATGGCCGAGGGCTCGCTGTACGACCCCGAGCTCGCCGCGCTCGCGTTGAAGCAGGCCCGGGGCGACGCCATCGAGGCGGCGTTCCTGATCCGCGCCTACCGCACCACGCTGCCGCGCTTCGCGTTCACCGAACCGGTGGACACCGACCGCATGCGCGTCTCGCGCCGCATCTCCGCGATCTTCAAGGACCTGCCGGGCGGCCAACTGCTGGGCCCCACGTTCGACTACACGCAGCGCCTGCTCGACTTCCGGCTGCTGGAGGCCGGCAGCGCCGCGCCGCTCGCCACGCCGGCGTCCGCCGAACCGCCGCCGGCCGTGGCGCCCGCACTGAAGCACCTTGCCGACGAAGGCCTGGTCGAACCGGCCGTGCCGTCGGCGGGTGACCCGGAGCCCGACGACATCACCCGCCACCCGCCCGCGTACCCGACGCCCCGCCCGGCCCGCCTGCAGATGCTGTCGCGCGCCGACGAGGGCTGGCTGCTGGGCCTCGCGTACTCCACGCAGCGCGGCTATGCGAACACCCACCCGTTCGCCGGCGAGGTGCGCCACGGCCACGTCGCGGTGGAGGTGGTGCCCGACGAACTGGGCTTTCCCATCGAGATCGGCGAGATCGAGCTCACCGAATGCCAGATGGTCAACCAGTTCGTCGGCAGCGCCAACGCGCCGCCGCAGTTCACGCGCGGCCACGGCCTCGCCTTCGGCCACGGCGAACGCCGCGCGATGGCGATGTCCCTCGTCGACCGCGTGCTGCGCGCCGACGAGTTCGACGAGGAGGTCACGAGCCCCGCGCAGCAGCAGGAGTTCGCGCTGCCGCACGGCGACAACATCGAGGCCTCCGGTTTCGTCCAGCACCTGAAGCTGCCCCACTACGTCACGTTCGAATCGGAATTGCACATGGTGCGCACGCTCCGTTCGGCACAGCAAGCAGAGACCCCATGA
- the phnG gene encoding phosphonate C-P lyase system protein PhnG — protein MNTPPPHAPRQAWLSLLAQAPRDLLATHAAPVIADHHFEWLRRPETGLAMVRARIANGGDRFNVGEATVTRCVVTHRPANGPATAGVGWVLGRDEDRAQWVASLDALLQVPALHPVLSKAVLAPLAEALAARRAADSARADTSRVQFYTLQPEAN, from the coding sequence ATGAACACCCCCCCTCCTCACGCCCCCCGCCAGGCCTGGCTGTCGCTGCTGGCCCAGGCCCCGCGCGACCTGCTGGCCACCCATGCCGCCCCGGTGATCGCCGACCACCACTTCGAATGGCTGCGCCGCCCCGAGACCGGCCTCGCGATGGTCCGCGCCCGCATCGCCAACGGCGGCGACCGCTTCAACGTGGGCGAGGCCACCGTCACGCGCTGCGTGGTCACGCACCGGCCCGCGAACGGCCCCGCCACGGCCGGCGTCGGCTGGGTGCTGGGCCGCGACGAGGACCGCGCGCAGTGGGTCGCCTCGCTCGACGCACTGCTGCAGGTGCCCGCGCTGCACCCCGTGCTGTCGAAGGCGGTGCTCGCGCCGCTGGCCGAGGCCCTCGCCGCCCGGCGCGCCGCGGACTCGGCCCGCGCCGACACCAGCCGCGTCCAGTTCTACACGCTCCAGCCGGAGGCCAACTGA
- a CDS encoding nucleotidyl cyclase domain-containing protein — protein sequence MQIASSSALHKQLPDAPVGLAAWWEPASDFATPVAFESSLRRSLAAARRETGTVAVLMMSVDAAGAVACRRALRESDVVTRREDGSLAVMLDGFDSAAEADRVAALVARRLQRLPETGDDAPGIAISEPRDRSPQALIERAWARVTG from the coding sequence ATGCAGATCGCATCCTCCTCCGCCCTCCACAAGCAGCTTCCGGACGCCCCGGTCGGCCTGGCGGCCTGGTGGGAGCCGGCCTCCGATTTCGCGACGCCGGTGGCCTTCGAGAGCAGCCTGCGCCGTTCGCTGGCGGCCGCGCGCCGCGAGACCGGCACGGTGGCCGTGCTGATGATGTCCGTCGATGCGGCGGGCGCCGTGGCCTGCCGCCGCGCGCTGCGCGAGTCCGACGTGGTCACGCGGCGGGAGGACGGCTCGCTCGCCGTGATGCTCGACGGCTTCGATTCCGCGGCGGAGGCGGACCGGGTGGCGGCGCTCGTCGCGCGGCGCCTGCAACGCCTGCCCGAGACCGGCGACGACGCGCCCGGCATCGCGATCAGCGAGCCGCGCGACCGCAGCCCGCAGGCCCTGATCGAGCGGGCGTGGGCCCGCGTGACCGGCTGA
- the phnL gene encoding phosphonate C-P lyase system protein PhnL: MTALTTPVLRVRDLRKTFTLHLRDSLRLPVLQGVSLDVAAGECVALVGPSGQGKSTLMKCLHGSYGADSGEVLLARDNGATLDLATATPQEVIQVRRREMAYVSQFLRVVPRVPAIDVVAERRVDADPAANTLDDEAHAAALARARDEARSLFDRLNVPQGLWDLPPATFSGGEQQRVNIARGFIQPATLLLLDEPTASLDATNRRVVVQLIEEAKARGTAVVGIFHDEEVRDAVATRCIHVRHDA; encoded by the coding sequence ATGACGGCCCTGACGACTCCCGTGCTTCGCGTGCGCGACCTGCGCAAGACCTTCACGCTGCACCTGCGCGACAGCCTGCGCCTGCCGGTGCTGCAAGGAGTGTCCCTCGACGTCGCCGCCGGCGAGTGCGTGGCGCTCGTGGGGCCATCCGGCCAGGGCAAGTCCACGCTGATGAAATGCCTGCACGGCAGCTACGGGGCCGACAGCGGCGAGGTGCTGCTGGCCCGCGACAACGGTGCCACCCTCGACCTCGCCACGGCCACGCCGCAGGAGGTCATCCAGGTGCGCCGCCGCGAGATGGCGTACGTGAGCCAGTTCCTGCGCGTGGTGCCGCGCGTGCCGGCGATCGACGTGGTGGCCGAGCGCCGCGTGGACGCCGACCCCGCCGCGAACACGCTGGACGACGAAGCCCATGCCGCCGCCCTGGCCCGCGCGCGCGACGAGGCACGTTCGCTGTTCGACCGCCTCAACGTGCCCCAGGGCCTGTGGGACCTGCCCCCGGCCACGTTTTCCGGCGGCGAGCAGCAGCGGGTCAACATCGCCCGCGGCTTCATCCAGCCCGCCACCCTGCTGCTGCTCGACGAACCCACCGCCTCGCTGGACGCCACGAACCGCCGCGTCGTCGTCCAGCTGATCGAGGAGGCCAAGGCCCGCGGCACCGCCGTCGTGGGCATCTTCCACGACGAAGAAGTGCGCGACGCCGTCGCCACCCGTTGCATCCACGTGAGACACGACGCATGA
- the phnK gene encoding phosphonate C-P lyase system protein PhnK: MNEPLLRVDALSHRFANAGTRWAVRDAALSLYPGEVVAIVGESGSGKSTLLNCIAGRIAPLEGQVLYRTADGRKVDVHGLPERERRELARTEWGFVEQHAADGLRLNVSAGANVSERLMALGQRHHGQLHASACEWMERVELDPARVDDSPRAFSGGMRQRLQIARNLVTRPRLVLMDEPTSGLDVSVQARLLDLVRVLVARMHLCALVVTHDLGVARLLAHRTLVMQQGRIVEQGLTDRVLDDPQHPYTQLLVSSVVMP, translated from the coding sequence ATGAACGAACCGCTGCTGCGCGTGGACGCCCTCAGCCACCGCTTCGCGAACGCCGGCACCCGCTGGGCGGTGCGCGATGCGGCGCTGTCCCTGTACCCCGGCGAGGTGGTCGCCATCGTCGGCGAATCCGGCTCGGGCAAGAGCACGCTGCTCAACTGCATCGCCGGCCGCATCGCCCCGCTCGAAGGCCAGGTGCTCTACCGCACCGCCGACGGCCGCAAGGTCGACGTGCACGGCCTGCCCGAACGCGAACGCCGCGAACTCGCCCGCACCGAATGGGGCTTCGTCGAACAGCACGCGGCCGACGGCCTGCGCCTGAACGTGAGTGCCGGCGCCAACGTCAGCGAACGCCTGATGGCCCTCGGCCAGCGGCACCACGGGCAGCTGCACGCCAGCGCCTGTGAGTGGATGGAGCGCGTGGAGCTCGACCCGGCCCGTGTCGACGACAGCCCGCGCGCCTTCTCGGGCGGCATGCGCCAGCGCCTGCAGATCGCACGCAACCTCGTGACCCGCCCGCGCCTCGTGCTGATGGACGAACCCACGTCGGGCCTCGACGTGTCGGTGCAGGCCCGCCTGCTCGACCTCGTGCGCGTGCTCGTCGCCCGCATGCACCTGTGCGCGCTCGTCGTCACGCACGACCTCGGCGTGGCGCGCCTGCTCGCCCACCGCACGCTCGTGATGCAGCAGGGCCGCATCGTCGAGCAGGGCCTGACCGACCGGGTGCTCGACGATCCGCAGCATCCTTACACTCAACTCCTCGTCTCCTCGGTGGTGATGCCATGA
- the phnH gene encoding phosphonate C-P lyase system protein PhnH: MNTTALADLAPGLADPVHDAQQVFRRLLDAMSRPGRLQSLDDAAVRVDPPAGLGAATAAVLLTVADPDLRVWFAPGAHAEALAAWLRFHTGARIADTATEADWLVLAANDARPDVWSEAAIGTDEAPHTAATLLVEVPSLSATPGLRLTGPGIEHHHSLDVGGVGTAFWQERQSREHHFPRGADLVLTCGPLIAALPRSTRIALED, encoded by the coding sequence ATGAACACCACCGCCCTGGCCGACCTGGCCCCGGGTCTCGCCGACCCCGTCCACGACGCGCAGCAGGTGTTCCGCCGCCTGCTCGACGCGATGTCCCGCCCCGGCCGCCTGCAGAGCCTCGACGACGCCGCCGTGCGCGTCGACCCGCCTGCCGGACTCGGCGCCGCCACCGCGGCCGTGCTGCTGACCGTCGCCGACCCCGACCTGCGCGTGTGGTTCGCCCCCGGCGCCCACGCCGAGGCGCTGGCCGCCTGGCTGCGCTTCCACACCGGCGCGCGCATCGCCGACACCGCCACCGAGGCCGACTGGCTCGTGCTGGCCGCGAACGACGCCCGGCCCGACGTGTGGTCCGAGGCTGCCATCGGCACCGACGAAGCGCCGCACACCGCCGCCACGCTGCTGGTGGAGGTGCCGTCGCTGTCGGCCACGCCCGGCCTGCGGCTCACCGGCCCCGGCATCGAACACCACCACTCGCTGGACGTGGGGGGTGTCGGCACCGCCTTCTGGCAGGAGCGCCAGTCCCGCGAGCACCATTTCCCGCGGGGCGCCGACCTCGTGCTCACGTGCGGCCCGCTGATCGCGGCCCTGCCCCGTTCCACCCGCATCGCCCTGGAGGACTGA
- a CDS encoding GNAT family N-acetyltransferase, with translation MTDPVITVRDATARDVPNLLMLYETSGIDRPGENDPERAAAHWSALRKAGAHVFIAESGDGQPLGTLTLFILPLLAHATAPAALVEDVAVHPAAQGKGIGRRLIHEAMERASAAGCYKLALSSNEKREAAHAFYDNLGFQRHGFSFVVPLGGAR, from the coding sequence GTGACCGATCCCGTCATCACCGTGCGCGACGCCACGGCGCGCGACGTGCCGAACCTGCTGATGCTGTACGAGACCTCCGGCATCGACCGCCCCGGAGAAAACGACCCCGAACGCGCCGCGGCGCACTGGTCGGCCCTCCGCAAGGCCGGTGCCCACGTGTTCATCGCCGAGTCCGGCGACGGCCAGCCCCTCGGCACCCTCACGCTCTTCATCCTGCCGCTGCTGGCCCACGCCACGGCCCCCGCCGCGCTGGTGGAAGACGTGGCGGTGCACCCTGCCGCACAGGGCAAGGGCATCGGCCGCCGGCTGATCCACGAGGCCATGGAGCGCGCCTCGGCCGCCGGCTGCTACAAACTCGCGCTGTCGTCGAACGAGAAGCGCGAGGCAGCGCATGCCTTCTACGACAACCTCGGCTTCCAGCGCCACGGCTTCAGCTTCGTGGTGCCGCTCGGAGGTGCACGATGA
- the phnE gene encoding phosphonate ABC transporter, permease protein PhnE, with protein sequence MTPSLALGAAATPPRTSWSRLLMWAVLLAVLAGSWKGADMRPLDLFNDAGNMAEYVRGFLPPNFTDWRNYLSELVVTLQIAVWGTALAIVCSVPLALLAAGNITPWWIHQPARRVLDAFRSINEMVFALLFVVAVGLGPFAGVLALWVHTTGTLAKLCSEAVEAIDPQPVEGIRATGAHPLEEILYGVLPQVMPLWISFALYRFESNVRSASVVGMVGAGGIGMVLWEVIRGFQYAETAAVLLMLMVTVSLIDMASAQLRKRLV encoded by the coding sequence GTGACCCCGTCCCTGGCCCTCGGCGCGGCGGCCACGCCGCCGCGCACTTCCTGGTCGCGCCTGCTGATGTGGGCCGTGCTGCTGGCCGTGCTCGCCGGCTCGTGGAAGGGCGCCGACATGCGCCCGCTCGACCTGTTCAACGACGCCGGCAACATGGCGGAGTACGTGCGCGGCTTCCTGCCGCCGAACTTCACCGACTGGCGCAACTACCTCTCCGAACTGGTCGTCACGCTGCAGATCGCGGTGTGGGGCACGGCGCTCGCCATCGTGTGTTCGGTGCCGCTCGCGCTGCTCGCGGCCGGCAACATCACGCCGTGGTGGATCCACCAGCCGGCGCGCCGCGTGCTCGACGCGTTCCGTTCCATCAACGAGATGGTGTTCGCGCTGCTGTTCGTCGTCGCGGTGGGCCTGGGCCCGTTCGCCGGCGTGCTGGCGCTGTGGGTGCACACCACCGGCACGCTCGCGAAGCTGTGCTCGGAGGCCGTCGAGGCCATCGACCCGCAGCCGGTGGAGGGCATCCGCGCCACGGGCGCGCACCCGCTCGAGGAGATCCTCTACGGCGTGCTGCCGCAGGTGATGCCGCTGTGGATCTCGTTCGCGCTGTACCGCTTCGAATCCAACGTGCGTTCGGCCTCGGTCGTCGGCATGGTGGGTGCGGGCGGCATCGGCATGGTGCTGTGGGAGGTGATCCGAGGCTTCCAGTACGCCGAGACTGCCGCGGTGCTGCTCATGCTGATGGTCACCGTCTCGCTGATCGACATGGCCTCGGCCCAGCTGCGCAAGCGGCTCGTGTGA
- a CDS encoding DUF1045 domain-containing protein: protein MTARHAVYWVPREDHPLWAAGVSWLSRGDHRASATRYGFHATVKAPMRLRGSTAGFAAALSALAKAHRAVPLPAFEVTWLRDFMALCPTAPLPAGFDALATACVKELDGFRELPDAAERARRIRGLDEEQVRLYDTWGYPHLFHRWTMHLTLSDETTDPLLRAALAEAARAHFAEALAVPMGAGELAWVIEPAPGAPFHIERRFAIGGDA from the coding sequence GTGACCGCGCGGCATGCGGTCTACTGGGTGCCGCGCGAGGATCATCCGCTGTGGGCGGCCGGGGTCTCGTGGCTCTCGCGCGGTGACCATCGGGCCTCGGCCACGCGCTACGGCTTCCATGCCACGGTGAAGGCGCCGATGCGGCTGCGCGGTTCGACCGCCGGCTTCGCGGCGGCGCTGTCGGCGCTCGCGAAGGCGCATCGCGCCGTGCCGCTGCCGGCGTTCGAGGTGACGTGGCTGCGCGACTTCATGGCGCTGTGCCCCACCGCGCCGCTGCCGGCCGGCTTCGACGCGCTGGCCACCGCGTGCGTCAAGGAACTCGACGGGTTCCGCGAGTTGCCCGACGCCGCGGAGCGCGCTCGCCGCATCCGGGGCCTCGACGAGGAGCAGGTCCGGCTGTACGACACGTGGGGCTATCCGCACCTGTTCCACCGCTGGACCATGCACCTGACGCTGTCCGACGAAACGACCGACCCGTTGCTGCGCGCGGCCCTGGCCGAAGCGGCACGCGCGCATTTCGCCGAGGCGCTGGCCGTGCCGATGGGGGCGGGGGAACTCGCGTGGGTCATCGAACCGGCACCCGGCGCACCGTTCCACATCGAACGGCGCTTCGCGATCGGAGGGGACGCATGA